The genome window AAGCCTCACCTTCAGGAAAGCGCGCGAATCGCAGAATGGACACAACTCCTCATCGCATCGATGCGGAGCGGATGTCCGGCCTGATCTGCGGACGCAAACATGCCATCTTGTGAGGTGAACATCATGACCAACCTGATTCGTGCAGTCCTGCTTTCCTGTGCGCTGAGCGCACCGATCGTCGCATTTGCGCAAACCACCGACCATGCGCTCACGCGTGCCGACGTGCGCGCCGATCTTGTCCGCGTCGAAAAGGCCGGTTACCGGCCGATCGGCAGCGATCCTTACTATCCGGAAGACATCCAGGCGGCCGAGGCGAAGGTCGCCGCGCAGCAAGCGCAATCGGCCGCTGCACGGCCGACCGACGCTGCAAAGCCCGCGACCTCATCGTTCGCGTCGCTCGACACGCAGCAGTTGTACGAGCATCACTGAACGCGGCGATCGACCGCCGCCCGCGGTGCCGGCGGCGGATCGATCGACGGCACGCATGCCGCCGCGATTCAGTGCTCGCCCTTCTCGAGCACGTTCTGCGTGAGCGTGACCGACGGAATCGTCGGCTTGAGCAACGCACGGCGCGCACGGCGGCTCAACCACTTCCAGCCCGCTACGAGCAGCAGCGCGACCAGCGGGATCGATGCAATCGTCCATGTCCCGTTCGGGTAGTCGAACGCCATCAGCACCAGCACGCCGAGCAGGAACAGCAGCGTGAGCCACGACGTCACGGGCGCGCCGGGCATCCTGAACGACACGTCGTCCGCCTCGCCGCGCCGGACCGCGGCGCGGAACCTCATCTGGCACACGACGATGAAGCCCCATGTGCTGATGATGCCGAGCGACGCGATGTTCAGCACGATCTCGAACACGCTCGACGGCACGAGATAGTTGAGCAGCACGCCGACCACATAGATCGCGACCGTCACCAGAATGCCCGCGTACGGGACGGATTGCG of Burkholderia sp. NRF60-BP8 contains these proteins:
- a CDS encoding DUF4148 domain-containing protein — protein: MTNLIRAVLLSCALSAPIVAFAQTTDHALTRADVRADLVRVEKAGYRPIGSDPYYPEDIQAAEAKVAAQQAQSAAARPTDAAKPATSSFASLDTQQLYEHH